Proteins encoded together in one Quercus lobata isolate SW786 chromosome 3, ValleyOak3.0 Primary Assembly, whole genome shotgun sequence window:
- the LOC115981938 gene encoding uncharacterized protein LOC115981938: MSAIVCGSKRSFFEELPGSPPVSKRLRCASSSSPSSSSPTRFTPPSLIDQLRSVFPHMDFYILERALQECGNDLDAAIKSLHELCLRSAEGNSVSAEVSDVNVEKGRLPDDDNFVAPDNSSVPNNLPMEGVEWIDLFVREMTCASSMDDAKARATRLLEILERSISSRACAEATQNVHKVCIILCQS, translated from the exons ATGTCTGCTATTGTGTGTGGAAGCAAGAGATCGTTCTTCGAAGAGCTTCCAGGATCGCCTCCTGTATCCAAGAGGCTACGCTGTGCCTCTTCATCTTCACCTTCATCTTCATCCCCAACTCGGTTCACTCCGCCTTCTCTTATTGATCAACTTCGCTCTGTCTTTCCTCACATGGATTTCTAC ATTCTTGAGAGAGCTCTGCAAGAATGTGGTAATGATTTGGATGCTGCCATCAAGAGCCTGCATGAGCTTTGCTTAAGATCTGCAGAGGGAAATTCAGTTTCTGCTGAAGTATCAGATGTAAATGTGGAGAAGG GTAGATTGCCGGATGATGATAATTTTGTTGCCCCTGATAATTCGTCAGTGCCAAACAACCTTCCCATGGAAGGTGTGGAATGGATCGACTTATTTGTAAGGGAAATGACGTGTGCTTCTAGTATGGACGATGCCAAAGCACGTGCTACAAGATTGCTAGAAATTTTAGAGAGGTCCATCAGCTCACGTGCTTGTGCCGAGGCAACACAAAATGTCCACAAGGTATgtataattttgtgtcaaagttaa
- the LOC115980525 gene encoding probable polygalacturonase At1g80170: MILVLVTIICGIGEAAQVEYFNVMDYGAKGDVITDDSVAFLKAWNDTCNSETDEPTMVIPRRQFFLRPTTFRGPCKSKVHFAFLGVLFAPSGPKEWKELNDTVKFIEFEYVNGLYIHGVGLINGRGKGWWDISCRYHPDLKECGKGAPTALRFHKSNDIHMSQIRIIDSPQTHILLLGCNDVEFEGLFIKSPDGSPNTDGIHIQATNNVFINSSFIGSGDDCVSIGDGISNVNITYVTCGPGHGISIGSLGGSGNVVNVSNIHVRHAIFNGTQNGARIKTYQTGRGEVRDVEFSDIKFIDAGNPIIIDQYYCGNPNGCPPTNVGVQISNVSYTDMYGTSKADVAVNFNCSGNVACTDIKLENINLTSSTIGKQVTSSCNNAYGEAKGTIEPKSCLNSKT; this comes from the exons GCATTTTTAAAGGCATGGAATGATACATGTAATTCCGAGACCGATGAACCTACTATGGTTATTCCAAGAAGGCAATTTTTCTTGCGACCCACAACCTTTCGTGGTCCTTGCAAGTCTAAAGTTCATTTTGCT TTTTTGGGAGTTTTATTTGCACCTTCTGGTCCAAAGGAATGGAAGGAGTTGAATGATACTGTGAAATTTATAGAATTTGAGTATGTGAATGGGCTCTATATACATGGGGTTGGCCTAATAAATGGTCGTGGAAAGGGTTGGTGGGATATCTCATGCAGATATCATCCTGACCTTAAG GAATGTGGCAAAGGTGCACCCACG GCACTCAGATTTCATAAGAGTAATGATATCCACATGAGCCAGATTAGAATAATTGACAGTCCCCAAACCCATATTCTTTTACTGGGATGCAATGATGTTGAATTCGAAGGCCTATTCATAAAATCACCAGATGGAAGCCCAAACACTGATGGAATTCATATTCAAGCTACAAATAATGTATTCATCAACAGTTCCTTTATTGGCTCTG GTGATGATTGTGTCTCTAttggagatggaatttcaaatGTAAACATCACTTATGTCACGTGCGGGCCGGGTCATGGAATAAG CATTGGAAGTTTAGGCGGAAGTGGAAATGTGGTAAATGTATCAAACATCCATGTGAGGCATGCTATCTTCAATGGGACACAAAATGGAGCACGAATCAAGACATATCAG ACTGGGAGAGGTGAAGTTCGGGATGTTGAGTTTTCAGATATAAAATTCATAGACGCTGGAAATCCAATAATCATCGACCAATACTATTGTGGCAACCCTAATGGCTGCCCACCAACA AATGTTGGAGTTCAAATAAGCAATGTGAGCTACACAGACATGTATGGGACATCAAAGGCCGATGTAGCAGTCAATTTTAATTGCAGTGGAAATGTTGCTTGCACCGACATCAAATTGGAAAATATCAACTTGACATCTTCAACAATTGGGAAGCAAGTCACTTCTAGTTGCAACAATGCTTATGGAGAGGCAAAAGGAACGATtgaacccaagtcctgtctAAATTCGAAAACTTGA